One region of Juglans microcarpa x Juglans regia isolate MS1-56 chromosome 7S, Jm3101_v1.0, whole genome shotgun sequence genomic DNA includes:
- the LOC121241673 gene encoding fatty acyl-CoA reductase 3-like: protein MELGSIVQLLENKAILVTGATGFLAKIFVEKVLRVQPNVKKLYLLLRAADAKSATQRFHNEILGKDLFILLKQKWGTNLNSLVSEKVTVVAGDLCREDLGLQDSSILREEMLNQIDFIVNLAATTNFDERYDVALALNALGAEHILRFAKKCVRLKVLVHVSTAYVSGEKGGLILEDPYKMGETLNGTPGLDMEVEKKLVEEELNCLRAEGATEAEITLAMKNLGIQRARMYGWPNTYVFTKAMGEMLLGHLKENLSVVIVRPTIVTSTFKEPFPGWVEGLRTIDSLAVGYGKGKLTCFLGDLMAIVDLIPADLVVNAMIVAMVAHANQPCDIIYQVGSSVRNPVRNSILQEMGFRYFSQKPWIDKNGKPVKVSKALVLGDMDSFHRYMAIRYLLLLKGLELANKALCQYFRDKYLRLRRKINFVMRLVELYKPYLFFRGVFDDMNTEKLRMVVRESSGAEADMFYFDPKCIDWDDYFLNIHLPGVVKHVFK from the exons ATGGAGTTAGGAAGTATAGTACAGCTCCTTGAGAACAAGGCCATTTTAGTCACTGGTGCAACTGGGTTTCTGgcaaaaa TTTTTGTGGAGAAAGTACTAAGAGTTCAACCAAACGTGAAGAAGCTCTATCTTCTTCTAAGAGCTGCAGATGCCAAGTCTGCAACACAACGTTTTCATAAtgag ATCTTGGGGAAGGACTTGTTCATTTTGCTAAAGCAAAAATGGGGTACAAATCTGAATTCCCTTGTATCAGAGAAAGTAACTGTGGTAGCTGGAGACCTCTGTCGTGAGGATTTGGGCTTGCAGGACTCCTCCATTTTGAGGGAGGAGATGTTGAACCAAATCGATTTCATTGTGAATTTAGCTGCAACCACCAATTTTGATGAAAG ATATGACGTTGCTTTGGCCCTCAATGCACTGGGAGCTGAGCATATTTTAAGATTTGCTAAAAAATGTGTTAGACTAAAGGTGCTTGTCCATGTATCCACGG catatgtATCAGGGGAAAAAGGAGGACTAATCCTCGAAGACCCTTATAAAATGGGTGAAACACTTAATGGGACCCCGGGATTAGACATGGAAGTAGAGAAGAAACTGGTGGAGGAAGAATTGAACTGCCTTCGAGCTGAGGGAGCTACTGAAGCAGAAATCACTTTGGCCATGAAGAATTTGGGTATTCAAAG gGCAAGAATGTACGGATGGCCAAACACGTACGTATTTACAAAGGCAATGGGAGAGATGCTTCTTGGGCACTTGAAAGAAAATCTATCTGTGGTAATTGTTCGTCCTACCATCGTAACAAGTACTTTCAAAGAACCTTTTCCTGGTTGGGTTGAGGGTCTCAG GACGATCGACAGTCTAGCAGTTGGTTATGGCAAAGGAAAGCTAACATGCTTCCTCGGAGATCTTATGGCAATTGTTGACTTG ATACCAGCTGACTTGGTGGTGAATGCCATGATAGTAGCGATGGTGGCTCATGCGAATCAACCTTGTGACATAATTTACCAAGTTGGATCTTCAGTAAGAAATCCGGTAAGAAACAGCATACTTCAAGAGATGGGCTTCCGTTACTTCTCCCAAAAACCATGGATAGATAAGAATGGGAAACCTGTCAAGGTTAGCAAGGCTTTGGTGTTAGGTGATATGGATAGCTTCCACAGATACATGGCCATTCGTTATTTGCTTCTTTTGAAG GGACTAGAACTGGCGAACAAAGCTCTCTGTCAATATTTCCGAGACAAATATCTACGTCTTAGACGAAAGATCAACTTTGTGATGCGATTGGTGGAACTGTACAAGCCTTATTTGTTCTTCAGGGGCGT CTTTGATGACATGAACACGGAGAAGCTGCGCATGGTAGTAAGAGAGAGTAGTGGTGCTGAGGCAGACATGTTTTACTTCGACCCAAAGTGCATCGATTGGGATGACTACTTTCTGAATATCCATCTTCCTGGTGTCGTAAAACACGTTTTTAAGtga